Proteins co-encoded in one Cricetulus griseus strain 17A/GY chromosome 1 unlocalized genomic scaffold, alternate assembly CriGri-PICRH-1.0 chr1_1, whole genome shotgun sequence genomic window:
- the Fam25a gene encoding protein FAM25A, whose amino-acid sequence MLGGLGKLAAEGLAHRTEKATEGAVHAVEEVVKEVVDHAKEVGEKALTDALKKAQESGDRVVKEVTEKVTHTVTDAVTHAAEGLGRLGQ is encoded by the exons ATGCTGGGAGGCTTGGGGAAGCTGGCGGCTGAGGGCCTGGCCCACCGCACTGAGAAAGCCACTGAGGGAGCAG TTCACGCAGTGGAGGAGGTGGTGAAGGAAGTGGTGGACCACGCCAAGGAGGTTGGAGAGAAGG CCCTTACCGATGCCCTAAAGAAAGCCCAAGAATCAGGGGACAGAGTGGTGAAGGAGGTGACCGAGAAGGTGACCCACACCGTCACTGATGCTGTTACCCATGCTGCAGAAGGCCTGGGTAGACTGGGACAGTGA